In Sphingobacterium thalpophilum, a genomic segment contains:
- a CDS encoding MFS transporter, which yields MNKGIIALAFGGLAIGMTEFTMMGILPDIAKDLHIEIPTAAHLIALYALGVVVGAPTLVLFTGKYPPKKVLLFLMLLFFIFNGLFSIAPGQFLISLSRFMAGLPHGAFFGVGSVVAARLAPKGKEAQAISIMFTGMTIANLAGVPLGTYLGHHYSWRLTYGIISILGLITFAAIYAWMPKIEASKGNNIFSQLNFFNKKIAWLLMAIIAIGTGGLFAWISYIAPLVTNVSGIAADRVPLIMVLIGVGMFFGNLIGGKLADTISPTKAAIASFSAMALCLVMVYFISPLGWTAYPLAFITGLVSFTIGSPTQLMLIRASKEAATLAAAGGQAAFNLGNTLGAFLGGIPITWGLAYNTPSLVGVGMASIGALLTLLYLKAYDSKSQ from the coding sequence ATGAACAAAGGAATTATCGCTTTGGCATTTGGCGGACTTGCCATCGGAATGACCGAATTCACGATGATGGGTATCTTGCCTGATATTGCCAAAGATCTTCATATCGAGATCCCTACTGCCGCGCACCTGATTGCACTATACGCACTGGGTGTTGTTGTAGGTGCCCCAACATTAGTCCTATTTACGGGAAAATATCCGCCAAAGAAGGTATTACTTTTTTTAATGTTGCTCTTCTTTATTTTCAACGGCCTATTTAGTATTGCTCCAGGTCAATTTTTGATCAGCCTCTCCCGTTTTATGGCGGGGCTTCCGCATGGTGCATTTTTTGGTGTTGGATCTGTTGTTGCTGCTCGGTTGGCACCAAAGGGAAAAGAAGCCCAGGCTATATCTATCATGTTTACAGGAATGACCATTGCCAATTTGGCTGGAGTACCGCTAGGAACCTACCTCGGCCATCATTATTCATGGCGTTTGACGTATGGTATCATCAGTATATTGGGGTTAATCACTTTTGCAGCAATTTATGCTTGGATGCCAAAAATTGAAGCTTCCAAAGGGAATAACATCTTTAGCCAGCTCAACTTCTTCAACAAAAAAATTGCCTGGCTATTAATGGCTATTATCGCCATCGGTACCGGTGGACTTTTTGCATGGATCAGTTACATCGCACCTTTAGTGACCAATGTGTCGGGCATCGCTGCTGATCGCGTACCGTTGATTATGGTCCTGATCGGTGTTGGTATGTTTTTCGGGAATCTTATCGGCGGAAAATTGGCCGATACAATCTCCCCAACCAAAGCTGCGATCGCTAGTTTTTCCGCCATGGCGCTATGCCTTGTGATGGTTTACTTTATATCGCCATTGGGCTGGACAGCCTATCCTTTGGCATTTATTACTGGACTGGTATCCTTCACCATTGGTTCGCCGACACAACTGATGTTAATTCGCGCTTCAAAAGAAGCTGCAACGCTGGCTGCGGCAGGTGGCCAGGCTGCCTTTAACCTGGGCAATACCTTAGGTGCATTTTTAGGTGGAATTCCAATAACCTGGGGTTTAGCTTATAACACACCTTCGCTTGTTGGCGTGGGCATGGCGAGCATTGGCGCACTCCTAACGCTGCTGTATTTGAAAGCCTACGACAGTAAAAGTCAATAA
- a CDS encoding glycerophosphodiester phosphodiesterase family protein, giving the protein MKKHIFSCLTLAMVISSSALFAQTKAIAHRGVWKNSHLPQNSIASLTAAHDLKLFGSEFDVHLTKDNILVVNHDNDFYGIDIATATYKELLEKKHPNGESIPTLEEYINAGKKLKGLRLILELKINKLGVERTLEATTKTVEMVKSLKAEKITDYISFSFEACQKIHELAPKANIQYLTGDKSPSDVKAAGINGVDYHFSVFKKNATWLKDAHQLGMKVNAWTVNTEEEMTNLIDQKIDFITTDEPELLLRVLKK; this is encoded by the coding sequence ATGAAAAAACATATTTTTAGCTGTCTGACACTGGCTATGGTAATCTCATCCTCCGCATTATTCGCACAAACGAAAGCCATTGCACATCGTGGCGTATGGAAAAACAGCCATCTTCCGCAAAATTCCATTGCTTCCTTAACAGCGGCCCACGATCTTAAGCTCTTTGGATCCGAGTTTGATGTACATTTGACCAAAGACAATATTCTTGTGGTCAACCATGACAATGATTTCTACGGCATTGATATCGCAACGGCAACCTACAAAGAGCTCTTAGAAAAGAAACATCCTAACGGTGAATCCATTCCCACGTTGGAAGAATATATTAATGCTGGAAAAAAATTAAAGGGTTTACGCCTTATCCTTGAGTTGAAAATCAATAAACTTGGGGTCGAGCGTACGCTTGAAGCGACCACAAAAACGGTTGAAATGGTCAAAAGCTTAAAAGCTGAGAAAATTACGGATTACATTTCCTTCAGCTTTGAAGCTTGTCAAAAGATCCACGAATTGGCTCCTAAGGCTAATATCCAATATCTTACAGGAGATAAATCTCCTTCAGATGTAAAAGCTGCTGGGATTAATGGGGTGGATTATCACTTTTCCGTCTTTAAAAAGAATGCGACATGGCTGAAAGATGCGCATCAACTTGGTATGAAAGTGAATGCATGGACCGTAAACACAGAAGAAGAAATGACAAATCTAATCGATCAGAAAATTGATTTTATTACCACTGATGAACCTGAGTTGTTGCTCCGCGTATTAAAGAAATAA
- a CDS encoding acyltransferase family protein, with the protein MARTSYISVLRIVAIFLVILIHSSSGYLNSNEFESFDWSYANWINSFSRFAVPLFVIISGALLLQKDESTGQFYRKSLLKIVPPFLFWTIVYLLYYFIRYIDFDYIGFPQVINIVLIRLKSGTNAHLWYLYMILGLYLAVPFIRKIVGNCSKRELEIFLGLWFAALFFTNKWFNSYLPNFDLTFFSGYAGYLVLGHYLRNYPIPMVKLSSFTFFLICCIITALGTYYLSVSRREFDPTLYNYLSPNIALSAGFLFIFVQGLKLPEQLKAFWEFIDIHSFGIYLCHILLLNYIHPLLPLSTLWKIPAATVLTLLASALLTYLLRKVPYGKYVSG; encoded by the coding sequence ATGGCGCGAACCAGTTATATCAGTGTACTACGTATTGTTGCGATATTCCTCGTTATCTTGATTCATTCCTCTTCGGGCTACCTAAACAGCAATGAATTTGAGTCATTCGACTGGAGTTATGCCAATTGGATCAATAGCTTCTCGCGCTTTGCAGTACCCCTGTTTGTCATTATTTCAGGCGCTCTGCTGCTACAGAAAGACGAAAGCACGGGACAATTTTATCGGAAAAGTCTGTTAAAAATTGTCCCGCCCTTTCTTTTTTGGACGATCGTCTATCTTCTCTATTATTTTATCCGCTACATTGATTTTGACTACATCGGTTTTCCACAAGTTATTAACATTGTGTTAATTCGCTTAAAGTCAGGAACGAATGCACACCTTTGGTATCTATATATGATACTTGGGCTCTACCTCGCAGTTCCTTTCATACGCAAAATTGTGGGCAACTGCAGTAAAAGAGAGCTTGAGATCTTTTTGGGGTTGTGGTTTGCAGCGTTATTTTTTACGAATAAATGGTTCAATAGTTACTTACCAAACTTTGATCTGACCTTTTTCTCTGGCTATGCGGGCTACCTGGTCTTGGGGCACTATTTACGTAATTATCCAATCCCCATGGTCAAATTATCAAGTTTTACATTTTTTCTGATCTGCTGTATAATTACAGCTTTGGGAACATATTATTTAAGTGTGTCACGAAGGGAATTTGATCCGACACTTTACAACTATCTTTCACCAAATATCGCATTGAGTGCAGGCTTTTTATTCATCTTCGTGCAAGGCCTTAAACTCCCAGAACAGCTCAAGGCCTTCTGGGAATTTATCGACATTCACAGCTTTGGTATTTACTTATGCCATATTTTATTGCTGAATTATATCCATCCTTTACTCCCCTTATCCACTTTGTGGAAAATCCCTGCAGCAACAGTGCTCACCCTGTTGGCGAGCGCCTTACTGACGTATCTTCTCCGAAAAGTTCCCTACGGTAAATACGTCAGCGGCTAA
- a CDS encoding THUMP domain-containing protein has protein sequence MEVFNTPNKVIITCNKRLSPYLQQEVKELGFDIVRAFPTGVELKASINDTIKLNLNLRTASQILYSLKEFRANNPTELYDELSQIAWEELIQFDGYFSVSSNVDNETISTPLFANVKVKDAIVDRIKEKKGMRPNSGPDNNKAVVHLYWKDDRAEIFLDTSGETLAKHGYRKIPGKAPMLEALAASTIIASKWDGHSPFVNPMCGSGTLAIEAALIATNRKPGLLRMNYSFMHFIGYDETVFFQERRVLKDQINKKAAPQIIASDISEEAINVSKMNARTAGVEQLISFEVCDFAETHVPKEGGVILFNPEYGERLGTHSKLEITYKRMGDFMKQECKGYRGYIFTGNPDLAKKIGLRASRRIEFYNGKLDCRLLEYELYEGTREKTKVLYE, from the coding sequence ATGGAAGTTTTCAACACCCCCAATAAAGTTATTATAACGTGCAATAAGCGCTTATCTCCTTATTTGCAACAGGAAGTTAAAGAGTTAGGTTTTGACATTGTCAGGGCATTTCCGACAGGAGTAGAATTAAAGGCCAGTATAAACGATACGATCAAGCTCAATCTGAACCTGCGCACAGCATCTCAGATTTTGTATTCGTTAAAAGAGTTTAGGGCCAATAATCCGACGGAGCTCTATGACGAATTGAGTCAAATCGCATGGGAAGAACTCATTCAATTTGACGGATACTTCTCTGTCAGCTCCAATGTGGACAATGAGACAATCAGCACACCATTATTTGCAAACGTCAAGGTTAAAGATGCAATCGTGGACCGAATCAAGGAAAAAAAGGGTATGCGTCCTAACTCAGGTCCGGACAATAATAAAGCGGTTGTGCACTTGTACTGGAAAGATGACCGTGCTGAAATTTTTCTCGATACCTCAGGTGAAACACTAGCGAAACATGGCTACCGGAAGATCCCTGGAAAAGCGCCAATGTTAGAAGCTCTGGCAGCCTCTACTATTATTGCGTCCAAATGGGATGGTCATTCTCCTTTTGTGAACCCGATGTGTGGGTCCGGAACTTTAGCTATCGAGGCAGCTCTGATTGCGACAAACAGAAAACCAGGGTTATTACGCATGAACTATTCATTTATGCATTTCATAGGTTATGATGAAACAGTTTTCTTCCAGGAGCGTCGCGTACTTAAAGATCAGATCAATAAAAAAGCGGCTCCGCAAATTATCGCAAGTGATATTTCGGAAGAGGCTATCAACGTCTCCAAGATGAACGCAAGAACTGCTGGTGTAGAGCAATTAATTTCATTTGAAGTATGCGATTTTGCCGAAACACACGTTCCTAAAGAAGGAGGTGTCATTTTATTCAATCCTGAATATGGTGAACGTTTGGGCACACACAGCAAGCTAGAAATTACCTATAAGCGTATGGGAGATTTCATGAAACAGGAATGCAAAGGTTATAGAGGCTATATATTTACTGGAAATCCAGATCTGGCAAAGAAAATCGGGTTGCGCGCATCCCGACGTATAGAATTTTATAATGGTAAATTAGATTGTAGATTATTAGAATACGAATTATACGAGGGTACTCGCGAAAAAACAAAAGTATTGTATGAATAA
- a CDS encoding copper resistance protein NlpE, with translation MKLSVLFSCLAMISLSACNQTSKDSQHTTADSTAHETVAVDTAHTSQNSLDWAGTYEATIPCADCEGIKTNITLKNDNTFAIVSEYINKNTKFEDTGKVMWHDNGSVVHLTGKETNMKLKVGENKLIGLDQEGHEIDGPNAHLYVYNKVEGEKL, from the coding sequence ATGAAATTATCCGTATTGTTCTCTTGCTTAGCAATGATTTCGCTAAGTGCATGTAATCAAACCTCAAAAGATAGTCAGCATACAACCGCAGATTCCACTGCACATGAGACTGTGGCGGTAGATACTGCCCATACATCGCAGAATTCGTTGGATTGGGCCGGTACCTATGAAGCTACTATTCCCTGTGCCGATTGTGAAGGTATCAAAACCAATATCACCTTAAAGAATGATAATACCTTTGCCATTGTCAGTGAATATATTAACAAAAATACCAAGTTTGAAGATACTGGCAAAGTCATGTGGCATGACAACGGATCCGTTGTTCATCTCACGGGGAAAGAGACAAATATGAAATTGAAGGTCGGCGAAAATAAGCTGATTGGACTAGATCAGGAAGGCCATGAGATTGATGGTCCCAATGCACATCTCTATGTGTACAATAAGGTCGAAGGAGAGAAACTGTAA
- a CDS encoding endonuclease/exonuclease/phosphatase family protein: MKKSIILALALCLSFLSYAQEFIAASYNIRQRNTVDVDNMWNDRKVPLTNLIKYHGFDIFGIQEGFFDQVEDLKKLLPGFDYVGVGRDDGAQEGEHSAIYYNTNRFKAIKSGTFWLSATDTQHPNKGWDAALPRICTWGIFEDKANKKRFIFMNTHFDHIGRTARTESAKLILAKAKEFAKDLPLILTGDFNVDEKDAAYFTLANSKVVTDVHELATFKYEPNSSFNGWGKSIRPTGRIDHIFITKPFQVKKYGILTDTYMNKFPSDHFPVATTLSWK, encoded by the coding sequence ATGAAAAAAAGTATTATTCTCGCTTTAGCGCTCTGCCTATCCTTTCTGTCTTATGCACAGGAATTTATTGCAGCAAGCTATAATATCCGTCAAAGAAATACCGTCGATGTTGACAACATGTGGAACGACCGTAAAGTTCCGCTAACCAATCTGATTAAATACCATGGCTTTGATATCTTTGGTATCCAAGAAGGTTTTTTTGATCAGGTTGAAGATCTTAAAAAGCTCCTCCCTGGATTTGATTACGTGGGTGTTGGTCGCGACGATGGTGCACAAGAGGGCGAACACTCAGCTATTTATTACAATACAAATCGCTTTAAAGCAATAAAGAGCGGAACTTTCTGGCTTTCGGCAACAGATACCCAACACCCGAATAAAGGCTGGGATGCAGCACTACCGCGGATCTGTACCTGGGGTATTTTTGAAGACAAGGCCAACAAAAAACGCTTCATCTTCATGAATACGCACTTTGACCATATCGGCCGTACTGCACGCACCGAGAGTGCCAAGTTGATTCTGGCGAAAGCAAAAGAGTTTGCCAAAGACCTACCTTTGATTTTAACCGGCGACTTCAATGTGGATGAAAAAGATGCGGCTTATTTCACATTAGCCAATAGCAAAGTAGTCACTGACGTACATGAACTGGCAACATTCAAATATGAACCCAATTCTTCCTTCAATGGCTGGGGCAAAAGCATCAGACCAACAGGCCGCATTGATCATATTTTTATTACCAAACCTTTCCAGGTTAAAAAATATGGTATCCTGACGGACACGTATATGAATAAATTCCCCTCAGATCACTTTCCAGTAGCAACGACGCTCTCCTGGAAATAA
- a CDS encoding DUF3127 domain-containing protein — MEIRGKVHEIGATQQVTESFKKRDMIVAYAENPQFVEYIRFESTQDRTSIFDNLAIGEEVEVSFNLRGRPWTNKDGVTTYFNSLVAWRVTKLGNAAPAPSSPGYADMPAPVDLAGSSDDDDLPF, encoded by the coding sequence ATGGAAATTAGAGGAAAAGTACACGAGATAGGAGCGACACAACAAGTGACAGAATCATTCAAAAAACGCGATATGATTGTAGCTTATGCCGAAAACCCACAATTTGTTGAGTATATCCGTTTTGAATCAACACAAGACAGAACGTCAATTTTTGATAACCTAGCAATTGGTGAAGAGGTAGAAGTATCTTTTAATCTTCGTGGTCGTCCTTGGACTAATAAAGATGGCGTAACAACTTATTTCAATTCATTGGTCGCATGGCGTGTAACAAAATTGGGTAATGCTGCTCCAGCACCATCTTCTCCAGGTTACGCAGATATGCCTGCTCCTGTAGATTTGGCTGGTTCATCAGATGATGATGATCTACCATTCTAA
- a CDS encoding HD domain-containing protein → MNNIIERTVAFVQDRLKFAEAGHDWSHIQRVWNNTKLILEDEEADVMVCELAALLHDIADSKFHDGDETIGPRVAGEFLASLEISPEIIDHVKKIIFNMSFKASLGEVSFHSKEMEIVQDADRLDAIGAIGIARAFSFGGNKGREMYNPNIPVQEYKDKEAYKHSEAPTINHFYEKLLLLKNKMNTEAAKRIAAHRHEYMLSFLDEFMAEWNGKK, encoded by the coding sequence ATGAATAACATTATTGAGCGCACAGTAGCATTTGTGCAAGACCGGTTGAAATTTGCAGAAGCAGGCCACGATTGGTCGCATATTCAACGCGTATGGAACAATACGAAGTTAATTTTAGAAGATGAAGAAGCAGATGTTATGGTGTGCGAATTGGCGGCGCTATTACATGACATCGCTGACAGTAAATTCCATGATGGCGACGAAACAATCGGCCCTCGTGTTGCCGGAGAGTTTTTGGCAAGTCTAGAAATTTCGCCTGAGATCATTGACCATGTCAAGAAAATCATCTTCAACATGTCTTTCAAAGCAAGTTTAGGTGAAGTTTCATTCCATTCAAAAGAAATGGAGATCGTGCAAGATGCTGACCGTCTAGATGCTATTGGCGCAATAGGTATTGCCCGCGCGTTTAGCTTTGGTGGAAACAAAGGCCGTGAGATGTATAATCCCAACATTCCCGTTCAGGAATATAAGGATAAGGAAGCGTACAAGCATTCGGAAGCTCCCACAATCAATCACTTCTACGAAAAGCTACTATTGTTAAAGAATAAGATGAATACAGAAGCCGCGAAAAGAATCGCAGCGCATCGCCATGAATATATGCTCAGCTTCCTCGATGAGTTCATGGCCGAATGGAACGGTAAAAAATAA
- a CDS encoding DUF4197 domain-containing protein: MMKFPLLYCTLFVSGLLYSNASKAQIFKKISETLTKANQGQTDSTKTTTASNTKATASKSNTLTSLSNKDASLGIKQALSNGLNLSIESLAKKDGFLGDAAVKILMPAEAQKVEKTLRAVGMGKLCDQFIQSMNRAAEGAVKEAAPVFVNALSKMTITDATNILLGSKEDAATTFFKTNTSTELTNKFSPVIKSAMGTNNVDQYWTQLTSAYNNLPLGNKVETNLTAYVTQKAIDGLFIKVADQESKIRQNIGGSRNTNILQKVFGYADEKK, translated from the coding sequence ATGATGAAATTTCCACTATTATATTGTACACTATTTGTCTCAGGACTACTTTATTCCAATGCAAGTAAAGCGCAGATTTTTAAAAAAATCAGTGAAACATTGACAAAAGCAAATCAGGGCCAAACCGACAGTACTAAAACGACGACAGCATCAAATACTAAAGCAACAGCATCCAAATCCAATACCTTGACGTCTTTATCCAACAAAGATGCTTCATTGGGGATCAAACAGGCTTTAAGCAATGGTTTAAATCTGAGTATCGAATCTTTAGCCAAGAAGGATGGTTTTTTGGGTGATGCGGCAGTAAAGATTTTGATGCCTGCCGAAGCACAGAAAGTAGAAAAAACACTTCGTGCTGTTGGTATGGGAAAATTATGCGATCAGTTTATACAGAGCATGAACAGAGCTGCTGAGGGAGCCGTTAAAGAGGCTGCCCCCGTATTTGTCAATGCACTTTCAAAGATGACAATTACAGATGCGACCAATATTCTTCTAGGCAGCAAAGAAGACGCCGCGACAACGTTTTTTAAAACAAATACATCGACAGAATTAACGAACAAATTTAGTCCTGTTATCAAATCTGCCATGGGTACAAACAATGTGGACCAGTATTGGACACAATTGACCTCAGCTTACAACAACCTCCCTTTAGGCAATAAAGTGGAGACAAATCTTACAGCCTACGTTACGCAGAAAGCAATAGATGGTCTTTTCATTAAAGTTGCCGACCAGGAGTCAAAAATTAGACAGAACATAGGCGGCAGCAGAAATACCAATATTTTACAGAAAGTATTTGGTTACGCAGACGAAAAGAAATAG